A section of the Streptomyces sp. SCL15-4 genome encodes:
- a CDS encoding polysaccharide lyase family 1 protein: MAAPSHRRSLRKRRTLAVSAAVVAAAAGAGVFVLNANADAVDLYHQTLAAKDGWAASGAGTTGGAKADSAHTFTVSTRAQLVKALGSASDTTPRIIKVKGTIDANTDDSGRKLTCADYAAGTGYSLSAYLKAYDPASYGRSKLPSGTQEKARATAQDKQAKNIVFKVPANTTIVGVPGSNAGITGGSLQVKNVDNVIIRNLAFSATEDCFPQWDPTDGDDGNWNSAYDSVTLRGATHVWADHNTFTDAPHYDKANPEYYGREYQIHDGALDITNGSDLVTVERNQFTDHDKTMLIGSSDKDSTGKLRVSIHHNVWKGIVQRAPLARIGQIHIYNNVYDTTTVDGYAPQYSINSRAKAQVVAQANYWTVPSGGKVAKLLSGDGTGSVAGSGNLVNGTATDLVAAYNAASSKKIKTTVNWTPALTAGLQSSAKNLPAELANTTGAGVLK; the protein is encoded by the coding sequence GTGGCAGCTCCCTCCCACCGCCGGTCCCTCCGCAAGCGGCGCACCCTCGCCGTGTCCGCCGCCGTCGTGGCCGCGGCTGCCGGCGCCGGGGTGTTCGTGCTGAACGCGAACGCCGACGCCGTCGACCTGTACCACCAGACCCTTGCCGCCAAGGACGGCTGGGCCGCCTCCGGCGCGGGGACCACCGGCGGCGCGAAGGCCGACTCCGCGCACACCTTCACCGTCTCCACCCGGGCCCAGCTCGTGAAGGCGCTGGGCTCGGCCTCGGACACCACGCCCCGCATCATCAAGGTCAAGGGCACGATCGACGCCAACACCGACGACAGCGGAAGGAAGCTGACCTGCGCCGACTACGCGGCCGGCACCGGCTACTCGCTGTCGGCGTATCTCAAGGCCTACGACCCGGCCTCCTACGGCCGCTCCAAGCTGCCCTCCGGCACCCAGGAGAAGGCCCGCGCCACCGCCCAGGACAAGCAGGCGAAGAACATCGTCTTCAAGGTGCCGGCCAACACCACGATCGTGGGCGTGCCCGGGTCCAACGCCGGGATCACCGGTGGCAGCCTCCAGGTGAAGAACGTCGACAACGTCATCATCCGCAATCTGGCGTTCTCCGCCACCGAGGACTGCTTCCCGCAGTGGGACCCGACCGACGGCGACGACGGCAACTGGAACTCCGCGTACGACTCCGTCACGCTGCGCGGCGCCACGCACGTCTGGGCGGACCACAACACCTTCACCGACGCGCCCCACTACGACAAGGCCAACCCCGAGTACTACGGCCGCGAGTACCAGATCCACGACGGCGCCCTCGACATCACCAACGGCTCGGACCTGGTGACCGTCGAGCGCAACCAGTTCACCGACCACGACAAGACGATGCTGATCGGCTCCAGCGACAAGGACAGCACCGGCAAGCTGCGGGTGTCGATTCACCACAACGTGTGGAAGGGCATCGTGCAGCGGGCGCCGCTGGCGCGCATCGGCCAGATCCACATCTACAACAACGTGTACGACACGACGACCGTAGACGGCTACGCGCCCCAGTACAGCATCAATTCCCGCGCCAAGGCCCAGGTCGTCGCGCAGGCCAACTACTGGACGGTGCCGTCCGGCGGCAAGGTCGCCAAGCTGCTCAGCGGCGACGGCACCGGCTCGGTCGCGGGCAGCGGCAACCTGGTCAACGGCACGGCCACCGACCTGGTCGCCGCGTACAACGCCGCGAGCTCCAAGAAGATCAAGACGACCGTGAACTGGACCCCGGCGCTCACCGCGGGCCTTCAGTCCTCGGCGAAGAACCTGCCGGCAGAGCTGGCGAACACCACCGGAGCGGGCGTCCTGAAGTAG
- a CDS encoding pirin family protein, whose amino-acid sequence MPAVTVENPLTLPRVTAPADAVARPVLAVTTAPSGFEGEGFPVRRAFAGINHRHLDPFIMMDQMGEVEYAPGEPKGTPWHPHRGFETVTYIIDGVFDHQDSHGGGGTITNGDTQWMTAGSGLLHIEAPPESLVVSGGLFHGLQLWVNLPAKDKMMAPRYQDIRGGTVQLLASADGGALLRVIAGELDGHQGPGVTHTPITMIHATLAPGAELTLPWREDFNGLAYVLAGRGSVGTERRPVHLGQTAVFGAGSALTVRADEKQDAHTPDLEVVLLGGRPIREPMAHYGPFVMNTRDELVQAFEDFKKGRFGQIPAVHGMTDSGI is encoded by the coding sequence ATGCCCGCAGTGACCGTCGAGAACCCGTTGACGCTGCCCCGTGTGACCGCTCCCGCCGACGCCGTGGCACGTCCCGTGCTGGCCGTCACGACCGCCCCGAGCGGTTTCGAGGGCGAGGGATTCCCGGTGCGCCGGGCGTTCGCCGGGATCAACCACCGCCACCTCGACCCGTTCATCATGATGGACCAGATGGGAGAGGTGGAGTACGCGCCGGGCGAGCCCAAGGGCACCCCCTGGCACCCGCACCGCGGCTTCGAGACCGTCACCTACATCATCGACGGCGTCTTCGACCACCAGGACTCGCACGGCGGCGGAGGCACCATCACCAACGGCGACACCCAGTGGATGACGGCCGGCTCCGGCCTGCTGCACATCGAGGCGCCGCCGGAGTCCCTGGTCGTGTCCGGCGGTCTCTTCCACGGCCTGCAGCTGTGGGTGAACCTGCCCGCCAAGGACAAGATGATGGCCCCGCGCTACCAGGACATCCGCGGCGGCACCGTCCAGCTGCTCGCCTCCGCCGACGGCGGCGCGCTGCTGCGGGTCATCGCCGGCGAGCTGGACGGCCACCAGGGCCCCGGCGTCACCCACACGCCGATCACGATGATCCACGCGACCCTCGCCCCGGGCGCGGAGCTGACCCTGCCGTGGCGGGAGGACTTCAACGGCCTCGCGTACGTCCTCGCGGGCCGCGGCAGCGTCGGTACGGAGCGCCGGCCGGTCCACCTGGGCCAGACGGCCGTCTTCGGCGCCGGCTCCGCGCTGACCGTCCGCGCGGACGAGAAGCAGGACGCGCACACCCCCGACCTGGAGGTCGTCCTCCTCGGCGGCCGGCCCATCCGGGAGCCGATGGCCCACTACGGCCCGTTCGTCATGAACACCAGGGACGAACTGGTGCAGGCCTTCGAGGACTTCAAGAAGGGCCGCTTCGGGCAGATCCCGGCGGTGCACGGCATGACCGACAGCGGCATCTGA
- a CDS encoding AI-2E family transporter: protein MLLLPEPVRRLAAWCAVLLLVAAVGWVGVQLCGELRTAVTPVLLALLGTALLGPLYRWLVRAGVQRSVAAGLTCAAVVAVVGGAVYIVVTALVDSGAQILASLRGAAQAVARHFGASGTGLDDLASHARELLRRFGGTAASNVVSGVSLVAESIAMAVLALLLVFFFLRDSHRALAALRSLAPGGSADTAEAVARRAFAAVEGFMRGTTFIALIDALCITVGLLVLRVPGAIGLGALVFVGAYIPYLGAFLSGAVAVLVALADRGLVIALWALGVVLAVQVLEGHVLQPVIQSRTVQMHPAVVLVALTAGASVAGILGMLLAVPVTAAAFGVRAELLGRRRQPPAHGPDTTRRDP from the coding sequence GTGCTCCTGCTGCCCGAACCCGTACGCCGGCTCGCCGCCTGGTGCGCCGTGCTGCTGCTCGTCGCCGCGGTGGGCTGGGTCGGCGTACAGCTCTGCGGTGAGCTGCGCACGGCCGTCACGCCGGTGCTGCTCGCCCTGCTCGGCACCGCGCTGCTCGGTCCGCTGTACCGGTGGCTGGTGCGGGCCGGGGTGCAGCGGTCGGTGGCGGCCGGGCTCACCTGCGCCGCCGTCGTGGCCGTCGTCGGCGGTGCCGTCTACATCGTCGTCACCGCGCTCGTCGACAGCGGCGCGCAGATCCTCGCCTCGCTGCGCGGCGCCGCCCAGGCCGTCGCCCGGCACTTCGGGGCCTCCGGGACCGGGCTGGACGACCTCGCCTCCCACGCGCGCGAACTGCTGCGCAGGTTCGGCGGGACGGCCGCGTCCAACGTCGTCAGCGGGGTGAGCCTGGTCGCCGAGAGCATCGCCATGGCCGTGCTCGCGCTGCTGCTCGTCTTCTTCTTCCTGCGCGACTCCCACCGGGCCCTGGCCGCCCTGCGCTCCCTCGCGCCCGGCGGCAGCGCCGACACCGCCGAGGCCGTCGCCCGGCGGGCCTTCGCCGCGGTGGAGGGGTTCATGCGCGGGACGACCTTCATCGCGCTCATCGACGCCCTGTGCATCACCGTCGGCCTGCTGGTCCTGAGGGTGCCCGGCGCGATCGGGCTCGGCGCGCTCGTCTTCGTCGGCGCCTACATCCCCTATCTCGGCGCCTTCCTCTCCGGCGCGGTGGCCGTGCTGGTCGCCCTCGCCGACCGGGGCCTCGTCATCGCGCTGTGGGCGCTCGGGGTGGTGCTCGCGGTGCAGGTGCTGGAGGGGCATGTGCTGCAACCGGTGATCCAGAGCCGGACCGTGCAGATGCACCCGGCCGTCGTGCTGGTGGCGCTCACCGCGGGCGCCTCCGTCGCGGGCATCCTCGGCATGCTCCTCGCGGTACCGGTGACCGCGGCGGCCTTCGGGGTCCGGGCGGAACTCCTCGGCCGCCGGAGGCAACCGCCGGCACACGGCCCGGACACCACGCGGCGCGACCCCTGA
- the aspS gene encoding aspartate--tRNA ligase translates to MHRYRSHTCGQLRASDVGTDVRLSGWLHNRRDLGGILFIDLRDHYGITQLVARPGTPAYEALDKISKESTVRVDGRVVSRGTENVNPDLPTGEIEVEVAEVELLGAAQPLPFTINTEDGVNEERRLEYRFLDLRRERMHRNIMLRTAVIGAIRQKMTALGFNEMATPILTATSPEGARDFVVPSRLHPGRFYALPQAPQQFKQLLMISGFDRYFQIAPCFRDEDARADRSPGEFYQLDVEMSFVEQEDVFRPIEQLMTELFEEFGGGRHVTSPFPRIPFREAMLKYGSDKPDLRAKLELVDITDVFEGSEFKAFAGKHVRALPVPAVQDQPRKFFDQLGDFAVSLGAKGLAWVRVGEDGTLSGPIAKFLTEENVAELTKRLSLAPGHAIFFGAGEFDEVSKIMGAVRVEAAKRAGHFEENVFRFCWIVDFPMFEKDEETGKIDFSHNPFSMPQGGMEALESQDPLDILAWQYDIVCNGVELSSGAIRNHEPDIMLKAFEIAGYDRETTEREFAGMLRAFRFGAPPHGGIAPGVDRIVMLLADEPNIRETIAFPLNGNAQDLMMGAPTELEESRLRELHLDIRKPQPK, encoded by the coding sequence ATGCATCGGTACAGGTCCCACACCTGCGGCCAGCTCCGCGCCTCTGACGTCGGCACCGACGTCCGGCTGAGTGGCTGGCTGCACAATCGGCGCGACCTGGGTGGCATCCTCTTCATCGATCTGCGTGACCACTACGGCATCACGCAGCTGGTCGCCCGCCCCGGCACCCCGGCGTACGAGGCCCTGGACAAGATCTCCAAGGAGTCCACGGTCCGCGTCGACGGCCGCGTTGTCTCACGTGGAACCGAGAACGTGAACCCCGACCTGCCCACCGGCGAGATCGAGGTCGAGGTCGCCGAGGTCGAGCTGCTCGGCGCGGCCCAGCCGCTGCCCTTCACGATCAACACCGAGGACGGGGTCAACGAGGAGCGGCGCCTGGAGTACCGCTTCCTGGACCTGCGCCGCGAGCGCATGCACCGCAACATCATGCTGCGTACGGCGGTCATCGGCGCCATCCGCCAGAAGATGACCGCGCTCGGCTTCAACGAGATGGCCACCCCGATCCTGACGGCGACCTCCCCCGAGGGCGCCCGCGACTTCGTGGTCCCCTCCCGGCTGCACCCGGGCCGGTTCTACGCCCTGCCGCAGGCCCCGCAGCAGTTCAAGCAGCTGCTGATGATCTCCGGCTTCGACCGCTACTTCCAGATCGCGCCCTGCTTCCGCGACGAGGACGCCCGCGCCGACCGCTCGCCGGGCGAGTTCTACCAGCTCGACGTCGAGATGAGCTTCGTCGAGCAGGAGGACGTCTTCCGGCCGATCGAGCAGCTGATGACCGAGCTGTTCGAGGAGTTCGGCGGCGGCCGTCACGTCACCTCCCCGTTCCCGCGCATCCCGTTCCGCGAGGCGATGCTCAAGTACGGCTCCGACAAGCCGGACCTGCGCGCCAAGCTGGAGCTGGTGGACATCACCGACGTCTTCGAGGGCTCGGAGTTCAAGGCGTTCGCCGGCAAGCACGTGCGCGCCCTGCCCGTGCCCGCCGTCCAGGACCAGCCGCGCAAGTTCTTCGACCAGCTCGGCGACTTCGCGGTGTCGCTGGGCGCCAAGGGCCTGGCCTGGGTCCGCGTCGGCGAGGACGGCACGCTGTCCGGCCCGATCGCGAAGTTCCTCACCGAGGAGAACGTCGCCGAGCTGACCAAGCGCCTGTCGCTGGCCCCCGGCCACGCGATCTTCTTCGGCGCGGGCGAGTTCGACGAGGTCTCCAAGATCATGGGCGCGGTCCGCGTCGAGGCCGCCAAGCGCGCCGGCCACTTCGAGGAGAACGTCTTCCGGTTCTGCTGGATCGTCGACTTCCCGATGTTCGAGAAGGACGAGGAGACCGGCAAGATCGACTTCTCGCACAACCCGTTCTCGATGCCGCAGGGCGGCATGGAGGCGCTGGAGTCCCAGGACCCGCTGGACATCCTGGCCTGGCAGTACGACATCGTCTGCAACGGCGTGGAGCTGTCCTCCGGCGCGATCCGCAACCACGAGCCGGACATCATGCTGAAGGCGTTCGAGATCGCGGGCTACGACCGCGAGACCACCGAGCGCGAGTTCGCCGGCATGCTCCGCGCGTTCCGCTTCGGCGCCCCGCCGCACGGCGGCATCGCCCCGGGCGTGGACCGCATCGTCATGCTCCTCGCGGACGAGCCCAACATTCGCGAGACGATCGCCTTCCCGCTCAACGGCAACGCCCAGGACCTGATGATGGGCGCCCCGACCGAGCTGGAGGAGTCCCGCCTGCGCGAGCTGCACCTGGACATCCGCAAGCCGCAGCCGAAGTAG
- a CDS encoding SpoIIE family protein phosphatase: MRTGEPLPSVGEVLAALATGLWHWDTAAGLVTVDAEAARLLGLPAERVTVTEAQVRARLHPVDWNEITGIVRLAVAEGTLAEVRIRVVDADGRILRVVRSRSKPSFDPERRTYELIGTLQEVTEPAPGTAAARSAVTGDWRRSREAFLLDAGRALAEARSTAEVLRVAGGLSMPGFSPDGLVVYGVEGDRLTITGQHGHQPGDMGPFSHMPLDTDYPAAEVVRTGRAVYLSSPEEYRDRYPAAWPLARRFGRRSWAFLPLTAAGRTRGAWMAAFTYPVAFTPDERAVLTTVARMLAQALSRAGAAESERELAEGLQRSMLPSLGPEIPGMRIAARYIPTGGGLQVGGDWYDMIPLPSGRFALVIGDVQGHDVRAAGIMGQLRIALRAYAAEGHRPDAVLSRAARFLHGVTDGCGPDGLADPRFATCLYVEADPATGMLEIARAGHPDPVIRMADGTVMMRPTAGGLPLGVDPDADYPTTRFTLEPDETLMLCTDGLIETGGHDLESGWRRLRELLEDHRAGEYRQEDLETLADALVQAVHGPSSHHTTGPLADRREDDIALLLLCRPAAGRGRGGTVAEGPPVRRTLLSVAQDEPDRIAEARQHLRELLHDWTSPDQVDSAVLLVSEMVTNVLVHTDADALLLAEVRCEEDGRRLRVEVFDTGDDLPHKRRPGELASSGRGLMLIELLADAWGVSPRGEGKSIWFELRERTGAETPGRSPGSYVP, encoded by the coding sequence ATGCGCACAGGCGAGCCCCTGCCGTCCGTCGGGGAGGTCCTCGCCGCCCTCGCGACCGGGCTGTGGCACTGGGACACGGCCGCCGGGCTGGTCACCGTGGACGCGGAGGCGGCGCGGCTGCTCGGGCTGCCCGCCGAGCGGGTCACCGTCACCGAGGCCCAGGTCCGGGCCCGGCTGCATCCCGTCGACTGGAACGAGATCACCGGGATCGTACGGCTCGCGGTCGCCGAGGGCACCCTCGCCGAGGTCCGCATCCGGGTCGTGGACGCCGACGGCCGCATCCTGCGGGTCGTCCGCAGCCGGTCCAAGCCGTCCTTCGACCCCGAGCGGCGCACCTACGAGCTGATCGGCACCCTCCAGGAGGTGACCGAGCCCGCCCCGGGCACGGCGGCGGCCCGCAGCGCGGTCACCGGCGACTGGCGGCGCTCCCGGGAGGCGTTCCTGCTGGACGCGGGCCGGGCGCTGGCGGAGGCCCGGTCCACCGCCGAGGTGCTGCGGGTGGCGGGCGGCCTGTCGATGCCGGGCTTCTCCCCGGACGGGCTCGTGGTCTACGGCGTGGAGGGCGACCGGCTGACGATCACCGGCCAGCACGGGCACCAGCCCGGCGACATGGGCCCCTTCTCCCACATGCCGCTGGACACCGACTACCCGGCCGCCGAGGTGGTCCGCACCGGCCGGGCCGTCTACCTGTCCTCCCCGGAGGAGTACCGCGACCGCTACCCGGCCGCCTGGCCGCTCGCCCGGCGCTTCGGCCGCCGCTCGTGGGCGTTCCTGCCGCTGACGGCGGCCGGGCGGACGAGGGGCGCCTGGATGGCCGCGTTCACCTACCCGGTGGCGTTCACCCCCGACGAACGCGCGGTCCTCACCACGGTCGCCCGGATGCTCGCCCAGGCGCTGTCCCGGGCCGGCGCCGCCGAGTCCGAGCGGGAGCTGGCGGAGGGGCTGCAGCGCTCCATGCTGCCGTCGCTCGGCCCGGAGATCCCGGGGATGCGGATCGCCGCCCGGTACATCCCGACCGGCGGCGGACTCCAGGTCGGCGGCGACTGGTACGACATGATCCCGCTGCCCTCCGGCCGCTTCGCGCTGGTCATCGGGGACGTCCAGGGGCATGACGTGCGCGCGGCCGGGATCATGGGCCAGCTGCGGATCGCGCTGCGCGCCTACGCCGCCGAGGGGCACCGCCCGGACGCCGTCCTCTCCCGCGCGGCCCGCTTCCTGCACGGGGTCACGGACGGCTGCGGGCCCGACGGCCTGGCCGACCCGCGCTTCGCGACCTGCCTGTACGTGGAGGCCGACCCGGCGACCGGCATGCTGGAGATCGCCCGCGCCGGGCACCCGGACCCGGTGATCCGGATGGCGGACGGCACCGTGATGATGCGGCCGACGGCGGGCGGGCTGCCGCTGGGCGTCGACCCGGACGCCGACTACCCGACGACCCGGTTCACGCTCGAACCCGACGAGACGCTGATGCTGTGCACCGACGGTCTGATCGAGACCGGCGGGCACGACCTGGAGAGCGGCTGGCGCAGGCTGCGCGAGCTGCTGGAGGACCACCGGGCCGGCGAGTACCGCCAGGAGGACCTGGAGACGCTGGCCGACGCGCTGGTGCAGGCGGTGCACGGACCATCCTCGCACCACACCACCGGCCCGCTGGCCGACCGCCGCGAGGACGACATCGCGCTGCTGCTGCTGTGCCGGCCGGCGGCCGGCCGCGGGCGCGGCGGCACCGTCGCGGAGGGGCCGCCGGTGCGGCGCACCCTGCTGTCGGTGGCCCAGGACGAGCCGGACCGGATCGCCGAGGCCCGTCAGCACCTGCGCGAGCTGCTGCACGACTGGACCTCGCCGGATCAGGTGGACTCGGCGGTGCTGCTGGTCTCCGAGATGGTCACCAACGTGCTGGTGCACACCGACGCCGACGCGCTGCTGCTGGCCGAGGTCCGCTGCGAGGAGGACGGCCGGCGGCTGCGGGTGGAGGTCTTCGACACCGGTGACGACCTCCCGCACAAACGCCGCCCCGGCGAGCTGGCCTCCTCCGGCCGCGGCCTGATGCTGATCGAACTCCTCGCGGACGCGTGGGGGGTGTCCCCGCGCGGCGAGGGCAAGAGCATCTGGTTCGAACTCCGGGAGCGCACGGGGGCGGAGACGCCCGGCAGATCGCCGGGGTCGTACGTCCCGTAG
- a CDS encoding acyl-CoA dehydrogenase, with protein MGHYKSNLRDIEFNLFEVLGRDKVYGTGPFEEMDVETAKSILEEMTRLSENELAESFTDADRNPPVFDPETNTAPVPESFKKSYQAYMDSEYWRLGLPEEIGGTTSPRSLIWAYAELILGANPAVWMYSSGPAFAGILFEEGNEVQKHIAKIATEKQWGSTMVLTEPDAGSDVGAGRTKAVQQEDGSWHIEGVKRFITSGEHDMSENILHYVLARPEGAGPGTKGLSLFLVPKYLFDFETGELGERNGVYATNVEHKMGLKASNTCEMTFGDRHPAKGWLIGDKHDGIRQMFRIIEFARMMVGTKAISTLSTGYLNALEYAKERVQGPDLANFMDKTAPKVTITHHPDVRRALITQKAYAEGMRALVLYTASIQDAIQIKEANGEDASADHALNDLLLPIVKGYGSEKGYEQLAQSLQTFGGSGFLQEYPIEQYIRDSKIDTLYEGTTAIQGQDFFFRKIVRNQGAALNSLAEDIKKFLALGTGGEELAGAREQLAKAAVELEAIVGVMLTDLAATEQDTKNIYKVGLNTTRLLMASGDVVVGYLLLKGAAIAAEKLATASAKDKAFYTGKIAAAKFFAANVLPGVTLARKVAGNVELDLMELDEAAF; from the coding sequence ATGGGGCACTACAAGTCGAATCTCCGCGACATCGAGTTCAATCTCTTCGAAGTACTCGGGCGCGACAAGGTGTACGGCACCGGCCCGTTCGAGGAGATGGACGTCGAGACCGCCAAGAGCATCCTGGAGGAGATGACCCGCCTCTCGGAGAACGAGCTGGCCGAGTCCTTCACCGACGCCGACCGCAACCCGCCGGTCTTCGACCCGGAGACCAACACCGCGCCGGTCCCGGAGTCGTTCAAGAAGAGCTACCAGGCCTACATGGACTCCGAGTACTGGCGTCTCGGCCTGCCCGAGGAGATCGGCGGCACCACCTCGCCGCGCTCCCTGATCTGGGCCTACGCCGAGCTGATCCTGGGCGCCAACCCGGCCGTGTGGATGTACTCCTCGGGCCCGGCGTTCGCCGGCATCCTCTTCGAGGAGGGCAACGAGGTCCAGAAGCACATCGCGAAGATCGCCACGGAGAAGCAGTGGGGCTCCACGATGGTGCTCACCGAGCCCGACGCGGGCTCGGACGTCGGCGCCGGCCGCACCAAGGCGGTCCAGCAGGAGGACGGCTCCTGGCACATCGAGGGCGTGAAGCGCTTCATCACCTCGGGTGAGCACGACATGTCGGAGAACATCCTCCACTACGTGCTCGCGCGCCCCGAGGGCGCCGGCCCCGGCACCAAGGGCCTGTCCCTCTTCCTCGTGCCGAAGTACCTGTTCGACTTCGAGACCGGCGAGCTGGGCGAGCGCAACGGCGTCTACGCCACCAACGTCGAGCACAAGATGGGCCTGAAGGCGTCCAACACGTGCGAGATGACCTTCGGCGACCGGCACCCCGCCAAGGGCTGGCTGATCGGCGACAAGCACGACGGCATCCGCCAGATGTTCCGCATCATCGAGTTCGCCCGCATGATGGTCGGCACGAAGGCGATCTCCACGCTCTCCACCGGCTACCTGAACGCGCTGGAGTACGCCAAGGAGCGCGTCCAGGGTCCGGACCTGGCGAACTTCATGGACAAGACCGCGCCCAAGGTCACCATCACCCACCACCCCGACGTGCGCCGCGCGCTGATCACGCAGAAGGCGTACGCGGAGGGCATGCGCGCCCTGGTGCTGTACACCGCCTCGATCCAGGACGCCATCCAGATCAAGGAGGCGAACGGCGAGGACGCCTCCGCCGACCACGCGCTGAACGACCTGCTGCTGCCGATCGTCAAGGGCTACGGCTCCGAGAAGGGCTACGAGCAGCTGGCCCAGTCGCTGCAGACCTTCGGCGGCTCCGGCTTCCTGCAGGAGTACCCGATCGAGCAGTACATCCGGGACTCCAAGATCGACACCCTGTACGAGGGCACCACGGCGATCCAGGGCCAGGACTTCTTCTTCCGGAAGATCGTCCGCAACCAGGGCGCCGCGCTGAACTCCCTCGCCGAGGACATCAAGAAGTTCCTGGCCCTCGGCACCGGCGGCGAGGAGCTGGCGGGCGCCCGGGAGCAGCTGGCCAAGGCCGCCGTGGAGCTGGAGGCGATCGTCGGCGTGATGCTGACCGACCTCGCCGCCACCGAGCAGGACACCAAGAACATCTACAAGGTCGGCCTCAACACCACGCGCCTGCTCATGGCCTCCGGTGACGTGGTCGTCGGCTACCTCCTGCTCAAGGGCGCCGCGATCGCCGCCGAGAAGCTGGCGACCGCCTCGGCGAAGGACAAGGCGTTCTACACCGGCAAGATCGCCGCGGCGAAGTTCTTCGCGGCGAACGTCCTGCCGGGCGTCACCCTCGCCCGCAAGGTCGCCGGAAACGTCGAGCTGGACCTGATGGAGCTGGACGAGGCCGCGTTCTAG
- a CDS encoding SseB family protein, protein MYGYDQNAGAQQQYAPPQQMPGGVGGYGQQPPLYPEPSPPSLADAVRAFTTGQMAAEDFQQIFATSKVYCPRGDSPGFLALHNTQQPVIPMFTSLKELRRYAGKESKYFVITGAEVIDLLPTGYGFVLDMEGEHRIVFDAKAVEQMVDFAMRRMYGGG, encoded by the coding sequence ATGTACGGCTACGACCAGAACGCGGGTGCTCAGCAGCAGTACGCCCCGCCGCAGCAGATGCCGGGCGGTGTCGGCGGGTACGGCCAGCAGCCGCCGCTCTATCCGGAGCCGTCCCCGCCCTCGCTCGCGGACGCGGTGCGCGCCTTCACCACCGGGCAGATGGCCGCCGAGGACTTCCAGCAGATCTTCGCCACCTCCAAGGTGTACTGCCCGCGCGGCGACAGCCCGGGCTTCCTCGCCCTGCACAACACCCAGCAGCCGGTGATCCCGATGTTCACCTCGCTGAAGGAGCTGCGCCGGTACGCGGGCAAGGAGTCCAAGTACTTCGTGATCACCGGCGCGGAGGTGATCGACCTGCTGCCGACCGGCTACGGCTTCGTCCTGGACATGGAGGGCGAGCACCGGATCGTCTTCGACGCCAAGGCGGTCGAGCAGATGGTCGACTTCGCGATGCGCCGCATGTACGGCGGCGGCTGA
- a CDS encoding M18 family aminopeptidase: protein MSAPARFDRGHTDDLMSFLAACPSPYHAVANTAERLEKAGFRQVAETDAWDGTHGGKYVLRGGAIVAWYVPEGAEPHTPFHIIGAHTDSPSLRIKPRPDSGAHGWRQVAVEIYGGPLLNSWLDRDLGLAGRLSLRDGSSVLVNVDRPLLRVPQLAIHLDRTVGSEGLKLDKQRHLQPVWGLGDDVRDGDLIAFLEQEAGLTAGSVTGWDLMTHPVEPPAYLGRDRELVAGPRMDNLLSVHAGAAALAAVAASGAPLPRIPVLAAFDHEENGSQSDTGADGPLLGSVLERSVLARGGTFEDRARAFAGSVCLSSDTGHAVHPNYAERHDPTHHPRVNGGPILKVNVNNRYATDGSGRAVFAAACEKAGVPFQSFVSNNSMPCGTTIGPITAARHGIRTVDIGVAILSMHSVRELCGADDPFLLANALTAFLEG from the coding sequence ATGAGCGCACCAGCCCGCTTCGACCGCGGCCACACCGACGACCTGATGTCCTTCCTGGCGGCCTGCCCGTCGCCGTACCACGCCGTGGCGAACACCGCCGAGCGGCTGGAGAAGGCGGGCTTCCGGCAGGTCGCGGAGACGGACGCCTGGGACGGGACGCACGGCGGCAAGTACGTGCTGCGCGGCGGTGCGATCGTGGCCTGGTACGTGCCCGAGGGGGCCGAGCCGCACACCCCGTTCCACATCATCGGCGCGCACACCGACTCCCCGAGCCTGCGGATCAAGCCGCGCCCGGACAGCGGGGCGCACGGCTGGCGCCAGGTCGCCGTGGAGATCTACGGCGGCCCGCTGCTCAACTCCTGGCTGGACCGCGACCTCGGGCTCGCCGGCCGGCTGTCCCTGCGCGACGGCTCCTCGGTCCTGGTCAACGTGGACCGGCCGCTGCTGCGGGTGCCGCAGCTCGCCATCCACCTGGACCGCACGGTCGGCTCCGAAGGGCTGAAGCTCGACAAGCAGCGGCATCTGCAGCCGGTGTGGGGCCTCGGCGACGACGTGCGCGACGGGGACCTCATCGCCTTCCTGGAGCAGGAGGCCGGGCTGACCGCGGGCTCGGTGACCGGCTGGGACCTGATGACCCATCCGGTCGAGCCGCCGGCCTACCTCGGCCGGGACCGGGAGCTGGTCGCCGGTCCGCGCATGGACAACCTGCTGTCCGTGCACGCCGGTGCCGCCGCTCTCGCCGCCGTCGCGGCCTCCGGCGCCCCGCTCCCCCGCATCCCGGTGCTGGCCGCCTTCGACCACGAGGAGAACGGCTCGCAGTCGGACACCGGCGCCGACGGCCCGCTGCTCGGCTCCGTCCTGGAGCGTTCGGTGCTCGCGCGCGGCGGGACGTTCGAGGACCGGGCCCGCGCCTTCGCCGGTTCGGTCTGCCTGTCCTCCGACACCGGTCACGCCGTGCACCCCAACTACGCGGAGCGGCACGACCCGACGCACCACCCGCGGGTCAACGGCGGCCCGATCCTCAAGGTCAACGTCAACAACCGCTACGCGACCGACGGTTCGGGACGCGCGGTGTTCGCCGCGGCCTGCGAGAAGGCGGGCGTGCCGTTCCAGAGCTTCGTCTCGAACAACTCCATGCCGTGCGGCACCACCATCGGCCCGATCACCGCCGCCCGGCACGGCATCCGCACGGTGGACATCGGCGTGGCGATCCTCTCCATGCACAGCGTCCGCGAACTGTGCGGCGCCGACGACCCGTTCCTCCTCGCGAACGCCCTGACGGCCTTCCTGGAGGGCTAG